A stretch of Mesoplodon densirostris isolate mMesDen1 chromosome 9, mMesDen1 primary haplotype, whole genome shotgun sequence DNA encodes these proteins:
- the ABCB1 gene encoding ATP-dependent translocase ABCB1 isoform X5, which translates to MAVGQVSSFAPDYAKAKMSAAHVIMIIEKTPVIDSYSTEGLKPNTVEGNVTFNEVVFNYPTRPDIPVLQGLSLEVKKGQTLALVGSSGCGKSTVVQLLERFYDPLAGTVLIDGKEIKHLNVQWLRAHMGIVSQEPILFDCSIGENIAYGDNSRVVSQEEIVQAAKEANIHPFVETLPDKYNTRVGDKGTQLSGGQKQRIAIARALVRQPHILLLDEATSALDTESEKIVQEALDKAQEGRTCIVIAHRLSTIQNADLIVVFQNGKVKEHGTHQQLLAQKGIYFSMVSVQAGAKR; encoded by the exons ATGGCTGTAGGACAGGTCAGTTCATTTGCTCCTGACTATGCCAAGGCCAAAATGTCAGCAGCCCACGTCATCATGATCATTGAAAAAACCCCTGTGATCGACAGCTACAGCACGGAAGGCCTAAAGCCG AATACAGTGGAAGGAAATGTGACATTTAATGAAGTCGTGTTCAACTATCCCACTCGACCAGACATCCCAGTGCTTCAGGGGCTGAGCCTCGAGGTGAAGAAGGGCCAGACGCTGGCCCTGGTGGGCAGCAGCGGCTGTGGGAAAAGCACGGTGGTCCAGCTCCTGGAGCGGTTCTACGACCCCTTGGCTGGAACAGTG CTAATTGACGGCAAGGAAATAAAGCACCTGAATGTCCAGTGGCTCCGAGCACACATGGGCATCGTGTCCCAGGAGCCCATCCTGTTTGACTGCAGCATCGGTGAGAACATCGCCTACGGGGACAACAGCCGGGTCGTGTCACAGGAGGAGATCGTGCAGGCAGCCAAGGAGGCCAACATACACCCCTTCGTCGAGACGCTGCCTGAT AAATATAACACCAGAGTAGGAGACAAAGGAACTCAGCTCTCTGGTGGCCAGAAACAGCGCATTGCAATAGCTCGTGCCCTTGTTAGACAGCCTCATATTTTGCTTCTGGATGAAGCTACATCAGCTCTGGATACAGAAAGTGAAAAG ATTGTCCAAGAAGCCCTGGACAAAGCCCAAGAAGGGCGCACCTGCATCGTGATTGCTCACCGCCTCTCCACCATCCAGAACGCAGACTTGATAGTGGTGTTTCAGAACGGCAAAGTCAAGGAACACGGCACACACCAGCAGCTGCTGGCACAGAAAGGCATCTATTTCTCCATGGTCAGTGTCCAGGCTGGAGCAAAGCGCTAG